A section of the Pseudomonas lini genome encodes:
- a CDS encoding PhoX family phosphatase — protein MSLLEDNQPTDLEKMVGLSRRGFISAGALCGAAMFLGGNLLSRSVLAASVSAGSSKLLGFDSIAAATTDAITLPPGYKSSVLISWGQPLQKNGPAFDPSGNGTAQAQEVQFGDNNDGMSLFEFPGDKDRALMAINNEYTNYRYLYPHGGTPQSAEDVRKALACEGVSVIEVQRKNGQWQFVQGSRYNRRIHGNAPISLSGPAAGHELMKTSADKHGKNVLGTFQNCANGKTPWGTYLTCEENFTDCFGSSNAEQKFDAAQKRYGAVAASKEINWHQHDPRFDLAKNPNELNRHGWVVEIDPFDPQSMPVKRTALGRFKHENAALAETNDGRAVVYMGDDERGEFIYKFVSRDKINHKNPKANRDLLDHGTLYVARFDAGDGNADHPKGQGQWIELTHGKNGIDASSGFADQAEVLIHARLAASVASATRMDRPEWIVVSPKDGQVYCTLTNNAKRGEEGQPVGGPNPREKNVYGQILRWRTDHDDHGSKSFAWDLFVVAGNPGVHAGTPKGGSSNITPQNMFNSPDGLGFDKAGRLWILTDGDSSNAGDFAGMGNNQMLCADPVTGEIRRFMVGPVGCEVTGISFSPDQKTLFVGIQHPGENGGSTFPEHLPNGKPRSSVMAISREDGGIVGA, from the coding sequence GTGAGCTTATTAGAAGACAACCAACCCACCGACCTCGAAAAGATGGTTGGCCTCAGCCGTCGAGGCTTCATCAGCGCTGGTGCCCTCTGCGGTGCAGCGATGTTTCTCGGTGGCAATTTGCTGAGTCGCAGTGTGCTGGCCGCCAGCGTCAGCGCGGGCTCCAGCAAACTGTTGGGTTTCGACAGCATCGCCGCCGCCACGACCGACGCCATTACCCTGCCGCCGGGCTACAAATCTTCGGTTTTGATCAGTTGGGGGCAGCCGTTGCAAAAGAATGGCCCGGCTTTCGACCCGAGCGGTAACGGCACGGCCCAGGCGCAGGAAGTCCAATTCGGCGACAACAACGACGGCATGAGCCTGTTCGAATTTCCCGGCGACAAAGACCGGGCACTGATGGCGATCAACAACGAATACACCAACTACCGCTACCTCTACCCCCACGGCGGCACGCCGCAATCGGCAGAAGATGTGCGCAAGGCCCTGGCCTGTGAAGGCGTGTCGGTGATCGAAGTGCAGCGCAAGAATGGCCAATGGCAATTCGTCCAGGGCTCGCGCTACAACCGGCGCATTCACGGTAACGCGCCGATCAGCCTGAGCGGTCCGGCGGCCGGTCACGAGCTGATGAAAACCAGCGCCGACAAACACGGCAAGAACGTCCTCGGCACCTTCCAGAATTGCGCCAATGGCAAGACGCCGTGGGGCACTTACCTCACCTGCGAAGAGAACTTCACCGACTGCTTCGGCAGTAGCAATGCCGAGCAGAAATTCGATGCCGCGCAGAAACGCTACGGCGCGGTGGCGGCCAGTAAAGAAATCAACTGGCATCAACATGACCCGCGCTTCGATCTGGCGAAAAACCCCAACGAACTCAACCGCCACGGCTGGGTAGTGGAAATCGACCCGTTCGATCCGCAGTCGATGCCGGTCAAACGCACTGCGCTGGGCCGCTTCAAACATGAAAACGCCGCGCTGGCCGAAACCAATGACGGTCGCGCCGTGGTGTACATGGGCGACGATGAACGTGGCGAGTTCATCTATAAGTTCGTTAGCCGCGACAAGATCAACCACAAAAACCCCAAAGCCAACCGCGACCTGCTGGATCACGGCACCTTGTACGTGGCGCGTTTCGACGCGGGCGACGGCAACGCCGATCACCCGAAAGGCCAAGGCCAGTGGATCGAACTGACCCACGGCAAAAATGGCATCGATGCCAGCAGCGGCTTTGCCGATCAGGCCGAAGTGCTGATTCATGCACGTCTCGCAGCCAGCGTTGCGAGCGCGACGCGCATGGACCGTCCGGAATGGATCGTTGTCAGCCCCAAGGATGGCCAGGTTTATTGCACCCTGACCAACAACGCCAAACGCGGCGAAGAAGGCCAGCCGGTGGGCGGGCCAAACCCGCGCGAGAAAAACGTTTACGGTCAGATCCTGCGCTGGCGCACCGACCACGACGATCACGGCTCGAAAAGCTTTGCCTGGGATCTGTTTGTAGTCGCTGGCAACCCAGGCGTCCACGCCGGTACGCCAAAAGGTGGTTCATCGAATATCACCCCGCAGAACATGTTCAACAGCCCCGACGGCTTGGGCTTCGACAAAGCCGGACGCTTGTGGATTCTCACGGATGGCGATTCGAGCAACGCCGGTGACTTCGCGGGCATGGGCAATAACCAGATGCTCTGTGCTGACCCCGTGACGGGCGAGATCCGTCGCTTCATGGTCGGCCCGGTGGGCTGTGAGGTGACGGGGATCAGCTTCTCGCCGGATCAGAAAACCTTGTTTGTCGGGATTCAGCATCCGGGGGAAAACGGTGGGTCAACGTTCCCTGAGCATCTGCCTAACGGCAAGCCGCGGTCTTCGGTGATGGCGATTTCCCGCGAGGATGGCGGGATCGTCGGCGCCTGA
- a CDS encoding serine/threonine protein kinase, producing the protein MAHPFATLTPDLVLDAVESIGFLSDARILALNSYENRVYQVGIEDSEPLIAKFYRPQRWTNEAILEEHQFTFELAECDVPVVAPMIHNGASLHEHNGFRFTLFPRRGGRAPEPGNLDQLYRLGQLLGRLHAVGATKPFEHREALGVKNFGQDSLTTLLEGNFVPKSLLPAYESVARDLLKRVEEVYKATPHQNIRMHGDCHPGNMMCRDEMFHIVDLDDCRMGPAVQDIWMMLAGDRQECLGQLSELMDGYNEFHDFDPRELALIEPLRALRLMHYSAWLARRWDDPAFPRSFPWFGTERYWGDQVLALREQLAALNEEPLKLF; encoded by the coding sequence ATGGCCCACCCGTTTGCAACGCTCACCCCAGACCTCGTGCTCGATGCCGTCGAAAGCATCGGCTTTCTCAGCGACGCACGCATTCTGGCGCTCAACAGCTACGAGAACCGCGTCTATCAGGTCGGCATCGAAGACTCCGAGCCGCTGATCGCCAAGTTCTACCGTCCGCAGCGCTGGACCAACGAAGCGATTCTCGAAGAACACCAATTCACCTTCGAACTCGCCGAGTGCGACGTACCGGTGGTCGCGCCGATGATTCACAACGGTGCCAGCCTGCACGAACACAACGGTTTCCGTTTCACCCTGTTTCCCCGTCGCGGCGGCCGCGCACCGGAGCCGGGCAATCTCGATCAGCTGTATCGCCTGGGGCAATTGCTGGGTCGCCTGCATGCGGTCGGTGCTACAAAACCGTTCGAACACCGTGAAGCGCTGGGGGTAAAGAACTTTGGTCAGGACTCGCTGACGACCCTGCTCGAAGGCAATTTCGTACCCAAAAGTTTGCTGCCGGCCTACGAGTCCGTTGCCCGCGACCTGCTCAAGCGGGTCGAAGAGGTCTACAAGGCCACGCCGCATCAGAACATCCGCATGCACGGCGATTGCCACCCCGGCAACATGATGTGCCGCGATGAGATGTTCCACATCGTCGACCTCGACGACTGCCGCATGGGCCCGGCGGTGCAGGATATCTGGATGATGTTGGCGGGTGATCGTCAGGAATGTCTGGGACAGTTGTCGGAATTGATGGACGGCTATAACGAATTCCACGACTTCGATCCGCGAGAGCTGGCGCTGATCGAGCCGCTGCGCGCCTTGCGCCTGATGCACTACAGCGCCTGGCTCGCCCGTCGCTGGGACGACCCGGCCTTCCCTCGCAGCTTTCCGTGGTTCGGCACCGAGCGCTATTGGGGCGATCAAGTATTGGCGTTGCGTGAGCAACTCGCCGCACTCAATGAAGAGCCACTAAAACTCTTCTAA
- a CDS encoding TOBE domain-containing protein yields MSLPTLLSQHIVRRPQRIALLQHIAEQGSITRAAKSAGLSYKAAWDAIDELNNLAQKPLVERSVGGKGGGGAKLSSEGERVLRLYQKLQALQAQVLETAEEASDLDLLGRLMLRTSARNQLHGKVVAIDAQGRNDRIRLELAEGLRIDAQITHDSSLRLELQTGTEVVALIKAGWLELLGIDQAATPGNNCLKGMIEEILDADDGPSEVRIGLPNGQTLCALAEPLHLKTLELAADKPVLVQFAPSNILLGTPL; encoded by the coding sequence ATGTCCTTGCCTACGTTGTTGTCCCAACACATTGTCCGTCGCCCGCAGCGCATCGCGTTGCTGCAACACATCGCCGAACAAGGCTCGATCACCCGCGCCGCGAAAAGCGCGGGCCTGAGTTACAAAGCGGCGTGGGATGCCATCGACGAGCTGAACAACCTCGCGCAGAAACCGCTGGTGGAGCGCAGCGTCGGCGGCAAGGGCGGCGGTGGCGCCAAACTGTCCAGCGAAGGCGAGCGCGTGTTGCGTCTGTATCAAAAGCTGCAAGCGTTGCAGGCCCAAGTGCTGGAAACCGCCGAGGAGGCCAGTGACTTGGACCTGCTCGGGCGCCTGATGCTCAGAACCAGCGCGCGCAATCAACTGCACGGCAAGGTCGTGGCGATCGATGCACAGGGACGCAACGACCGCATCCGTCTTGAACTGGCCGAAGGCTTGCGTATCGATGCGCAGATCACCCACGACAGCTCTCTGCGCCTGGAACTGCAAACCGGCACCGAAGTGGTGGCACTGATCAAGGCTGGCTGGCTGGAACTGCTGGGCATCGATCAAGCCGCGACGCCCGGCAACAACTGCCTGAAGGGCATGATCGAAGAAATCCTCGACGCCGATGACGGCCCCAGCGAAGTGCGTATCGGCCTGCCTAATGGCCAGACGCTTTGCGCCCTGGCCGAGCCTCTGCACTTGAAAACCCTCGAGCTTGCCGCTGATAAACCGGTGCTGGTGCAATTCGCACCGTCCAACATTCTGCTGGGTACACCGCTTTAG
- the bioB gene encoding biotin synthase BioB produces the protein MSASTTATLRHDWSLAEVKALFVQPFNDLLFQAQTVHRAHFDANRVQVSTLLSIKTGACPEDCKYCPQSGHYNTGLEKEKLMEVQKVLEEAARAKAIGSTRFCMGAAWKHPSAKDMPYVLEMVKGVKAMGLETCMTLGRLDQDQTVALAEAGLDYYNHNLDTSPEFYGSIITTRTYGERLQTLAYVRDSGMKICSGGILGMGESLDDRANLLIQLANLPEHPESVPINMLVKVAGTPLENADDVDPFDFIRMLAVARILMPQSHVRLSAGREAMNEQMQALAFFAGANSIFYGEKLLTTANPQADKDMQLFSRLGILPEAREEHADEVHQAAIEQALVEQKSSEQFYNAAV, from the coding sequence ATGAGCGCCAGCACCACTGCAACCCTGCGTCATGACTGGTCTTTGGCCGAAGTCAAAGCACTCTTCGTTCAGCCATTCAACGACCTGCTGTTCCAGGCGCAGACGGTGCACCGCGCGCATTTCGACGCCAACCGCGTTCAGGTGTCGACGCTGCTGTCGATCAAGACCGGTGCGTGCCCTGAAGATTGCAAATATTGTCCGCAGTCCGGCCACTACAACACTGGCCTGGAAAAAGAAAAACTGATGGAAGTGCAGAAGGTCCTCGAAGAGGCCGCTCGTGCCAAGGCCATCGGTTCGACCCGTTTCTGCATGGGCGCGGCGTGGAAACACCCGTCGGCCAAAGACATGCCGTACGTGTTGGAAATGGTCAAAGGCGTGAAAGCCATGGGCCTGGAAACCTGCATGACCCTCGGTCGTCTCGATCAGGACCAGACCGTCGCCCTGGCCGAAGCCGGCCTGGATTACTACAACCACAACCTCGACACCTCGCCTGAGTTCTACGGCAGCATCATCACGACCCGTACTTACGGCGAGCGCCTGCAAACCCTGGCTTATGTGCGTGATTCGGGGATGAAGATCTGCTCCGGCGGCATTCTCGGTATGGGCGAATCCCTCGACGACCGCGCCAACCTGTTGATCCAGCTGGCCAACCTGCCCGAGCATCCAGAGTCGGTGCCGATCAACATGCTGGTGAAAGTCGCCGGTACGCCGCTGGAAAACGCCGACGACGTCGACCCGTTCGACTTCATCCGCATGCTCGCCGTCGCGCGCATCCTGATGCCGCAATCCCATGTGCGCCTGTCCGCCGGCCGTGAAGCGATGAACGAACAGATGCAGGCCCTGGCGTTCTTTGCCGGCGCCAACTCGATTTTCTACGGCGAGAAACTGCTGACCACCGCCAACCCGCAGGCGGACAAGGACATGCAACTGTTCTCGCGTCTGGGCATCCTGCCGGAAGCGCGCGAAGAGCACGCCGACGAAGTGCATCAGGCCGCCATCGAACAGGCACTGGTGGAGCAGAAGAGCAGCGAGCAGTTCTATAACGCTGCGGTCTGA
- a CDS encoding alpha/beta fold hydrolase: protein MRDRLILLPGWGLGISPLEPLAAALQGLDEHLRVEIEPLPELESSDLEEWLDELDSTLPQDAWLGGWSLGGMLASELAARRGDRCCGLVTLASNPSFVAHEQWPSAMPGETFDAFLAGCKADSRMTLKRFSLLCAQGAEDPRGMSRLLLAGAPHTSSPVLMSGLELLAQLDTRQALQAFRGPQLHLFGGLDGLVPAEAAQDLLTLLPDVEIGLIEQASHAFLLEDPHGVAGAIQAFLHEFGDD, encoded by the coding sequence ATGCGTGATCGTCTGATTCTGCTGCCGGGTTGGGGTCTCGGGATTTCGCCGCTGGAACCCTTGGCGGCTGCCTTGCAGGGTTTGGATGAGCACCTGCGCGTCGAGATCGAGCCCTTGCCGGAACTGGAGTCGAGCGACCTTGAAGAATGGCTCGATGAGTTGGACTCGACGTTGCCACAGGATGCCTGGCTCGGTGGCTGGTCATTGGGCGGCATGCTGGCGTCCGAATTGGCGGCGCGACGCGGTGACCGCTGCTGTGGCTTGGTGACGCTGGCGAGTAACCCTTCTTTTGTCGCCCATGAGCAGTGGCCGAGCGCGATGCCCGGCGAAACCTTCGATGCGTTTCTGGCCGGCTGCAAGGCTGACTCGCGCATGACGTTGAAACGCTTTTCGCTGTTGTGCGCCCAAGGTGCCGAAGACCCGCGCGGGATGTCGCGACTGTTGCTCGCTGGCGCACCGCATACGTCTTCGCCGGTGCTGATGAGCGGCCTGGAGTTGCTCGCACAATTGGATACCCGGCAAGCCTTGCAAGCGTTTCGCGGCCCGCAATTGCACTTGTTTGGCGGCCTCGACGGGCTGGTCCCGGCCGAAGCGGCGCAAGACCTGCTGACGTTGCTGCCGGATGTCGAAATCGGTCTGATTGAACAGGCCAGTCACGCGTTTCTTCTGGAAGACCCTCACGGTGTGGCGGGGGCGATTCAGGCCTTTTTGCATGAGTTCGGTGATGACTGA
- the rarD gene encoding EamA family transporter RarD, producing MQAANPRRGYILGLSAYIIWGLFPIYFKAIANVPAVEIIIHRVLWSALFGALLLLVWKHPGWWRELRENPRRLAILALSGTLIAANWLTYVWSVNNGRMLEASLGYYINPLVNVLLGMLILGERLRRMQWLAVGLAAVGVAQQVWQVGSLPWVSLVLALTFGFYGLIRKQAPVKALPGLVVETWMLVPIAVAWLLFNPTATSAQAEFWTTSEAWWLVAAGPVTLVPLVCFNAAARHLPYTTLGFLQYLAPTLVLLQAVLLFGEHLSSSTLVAFIFIWAGLAIYSIDAWISLRRRR from the coding sequence ATGCAAGCCGCCAACCCGCGTCGCGGGTACATCCTGGGCCTGAGTGCCTACATCATCTGGGGCCTGTTCCCGATCTACTTCAAAGCCATCGCCAACGTACCCGCCGTGGAGATCATCATCCACCGAGTGCTGTGGTCCGCGCTGTTCGGCGCTTTGCTGCTACTCGTCTGGAAGCATCCCGGCTGGTGGCGTGAGCTGCGGGAGAATCCGCGGCGGCTGGCAATCCTGGCCCTGAGCGGCACGTTGATCGCCGCCAACTGGCTGACCTACGTCTGGTCGGTGAACAACGGACGCATGCTTGAAGCCAGCCTCGGTTACTACATCAACCCGCTGGTAAACGTGTTGTTGGGGATGCTGATCCTCGGCGAACGGCTGCGGCGCATGCAATGGCTGGCGGTTGGCCTGGCGGCGGTCGGTGTTGCGCAGCAAGTGTGGCAAGTCGGCAGCCTGCCGTGGGTGTCGCTGGTACTGGCATTGACCTTCGGCTTCTATGGACTGATCCGCAAGCAGGCACCGGTCAAGGCGCTGCCGGGGCTGGTGGTGGAAACCTGGATGCTGGTGCCGATTGCCGTCGCCTGGTTGCTGTTCAATCCGACCGCGACCAGCGCGCAAGCCGAATTCTGGACCACCTCTGAAGCCTGGTGGTTGGTGGCTGCAGGTCCGGTGACGCTGGTACCGCTGGTGTGTTTCAACGCCGCCGCCCGGCATTTGCCCTACACCACCCTCGGATTTCTCCAGTACCTGGCGCCGACGCTGGTGTTGTTGCAAGCCGTTCTGCTGTTTGGCGAGCACTTGTCGTCCAGCACGCTGGTGGCATTCATCTTTATCTGGGCTGGTTTGGCGATTTACAGCATCGACGCGTGGATAAGTCTGCGCCGCCGTCGCTGA
- a CDS encoding glycine cleavage system protein R, which produces MDHLVLTVIAPDKPGQVERIAQCIAEHGGNWLESRMSRMAGQFAGILRVGVPAEAYDELVDALQRLADQGIRVLIAESGIEQSCTWKPIAMELVGNDRPGIVRDITRLLSEQGVNLEQLVTEVRPAPMSSEPLFHAEAILAVPLTLSLEVLQSRLETLADDLMVELVLRSEP; this is translated from the coding sequence ATGGACCATCTCGTACTCACTGTAATTGCGCCAGACAAGCCCGGGCAGGTCGAGCGCATTGCTCAATGCATTGCCGAGCACGGCGGTAACTGGCTGGAGAGCCGCATGTCGCGTATGGCCGGGCAGTTCGCGGGGATTCTTCGGGTGGGTGTGCCGGCTGAGGCCTACGACGAACTGGTAGACGCCTTACAGAGATTGGCGGATCAAGGGATCCGCGTGCTGATCGCCGAAAGTGGCATCGAGCAGTCCTGCACCTGGAAGCCGATTGCCATGGAGTTGGTGGGCAATGATCGTCCGGGCATTGTGCGAGACATTACGCGTCTGCTGAGCGAGCAGGGCGTGAACCTGGAGCAGTTGGTGACCGAAGTTCGACCGGCGCCGATGAGCAGCGAGCCGCTGTTCCATGCCGAGGCAATTCTTGCGGTGCCGCTGACATTGTCGCTGGAGGTGCTGCAATCGCGGCTGGAAACCCTGGCGGACGATCTGATGGTCGAATTGGTGCTGCGCAGCGAACCTTGA
- a CDS encoding ComF family protein, translated as MRCQPRYVGPVYIWLNNNQHCLLCNEATEDIRPICMACETDLPWLGDHCQTCALPLPAAGLTCGQCLKLPPAFERVAAPWTYSFPVDSLITRFKHSAKWPFGRLLAELLAQFLQHRFDEDLDRPDALIPVPLATKRLRQRGFNQAAMLARWLSVSLDIPCDETLLLRIQDTSAQQKLNADERKKNLRHAFALAPVASIKGRHLALVDDVLTTGATAQALARLLMDAGAARVDVYCLARTPKPGDEG; from the coding sequence ATGCGCTGTCAACCACGTTACGTAGGACCGGTTTACATCTGGTTAAACAATAACCAACACTGCTTACTTTGCAACGAAGCGACCGAGGATATCAGGCCAATCTGTATGGCCTGTGAAACTGACCTGCCTTGGCTTGGCGATCACTGCCAAACATGCGCCCTGCCCTTACCGGCGGCGGGCCTGACGTGTGGCCAATGTTTAAAGCTACCGCCGGCCTTCGAACGAGTCGCCGCACCCTGGACTTACAGCTTTCCTGTCGACAGTTTGATCACGCGCTTTAAGCACAGCGCGAAATGGCCATTTGGCCGCCTGCTCGCCGAACTTCTCGCTCAATTCCTGCAACATCGTTTCGATGAGGATCTGGACCGGCCCGATGCGCTGATACCGGTACCTCTGGCCACCAAACGTCTGCGCCAGCGAGGTTTCAACCAGGCGGCGATGCTCGCCCGCTGGCTCAGCGTCAGCCTCGACATTCCTTGTGATGAAACGCTGTTGCTGAGAATCCAGGACACCAGCGCGCAACAAAAGCTGAATGCCGACGAACGTAAAAAGAACCTGCGCCACGCCTTTGCCCTCGCGCCCGTGGCTTCGATCAAGGGCCGCCACCTCGCATTGGTCGATGACGTGCTAACAACCGGCGCCACCGCCCAGGCCCTGGCTCGCTTGTTGATGGATGCGGGGGCCGCGCGAGTCGATGTCTACTGCCTTGCCCGTACACCCAAACCTGGCGATGAGGGCTGA
- the bioF gene encoding 8-amino-7-oxononanoate synthase: MSFDLSARLAARRAENLYRQRPLLESPQGPEVVVDGQPLLAFCNNDYLGLANHPQVIEAWRAGASRWGVGGGASHLVIGHSGPHHALEEALAEFTGRPRALLFTTGYMANLGAVTALVGQGDTVLEDRLNHASLLDAGLLSGARFNRYLHNDAASLAKRLEKATGNTLVVTDGVFSMDGDIADLPALAREAKAKGAWLMVDDAHGFGPLGAHGGGIVEHFGLSQEDVPVLVGTLGKAFGTAGAFVAGSEELIESLIQFARPYIYTTSQPPALACATLKSLELLRSEHWRREHLQTLIRQFRQGAEQIGLELMDSFTPIQPIMIGDAGRAVRLSQMLRERGLMVTAIRPPTVPAGSARLRVTLTAAHSEAQVQLLLNGLADCFQQLGPEPSHA, encoded by the coding sequence ATGTCTTTCGATCTCAGCGCACGCCTTGCTGCCCGTCGTGCCGAAAACCTTTATCGCCAGCGCCCGCTGCTCGAGAGCCCTCAGGGCCCGGAAGTGGTGGTCGATGGTCAGCCGTTGCTGGCGTTCTGTAACAACGATTACCTGGGCCTGGCCAATCATCCGCAAGTGATTGAAGCCTGGCGTGCCGGCGCGTCGCGTTGGGGCGTGGGCGGTGGTGCTTCGCATCTGGTGATCGGCCACAGCGGCCCGCATCACGCACTGGAAGAAGCCCTCGCCGAGTTCACCGGCCGCCCGCGAGCGTTGCTGTTCACCACCGGTTACATGGCCAACCTCGGCGCAGTCACCGCACTGGTCGGGCAGGGCGATACGGTGCTGGAAGACCGTCTCAATCATGCGTCGTTGCTGGATGCGGGGCTGTTGTCAGGTGCGCGTTTCAATCGCTATCTGCATAACGACGCGGCCAGTCTGGCCAAGCGCCTTGAGAAGGCCACCGGCAATACGCTGGTGGTCACCGATGGCGTGTTCAGCATGGACGGTGACATCGCCGATCTGCCGGCGCTGGCGCGGGAAGCCAAGGCCAAAGGCGCTTGGCTGATGGTCGATGACGCTCACGGTTTTGGTCCGCTGGGTGCCCATGGCGGCGGGATCGTCGAGCATTTCGGTCTGAGCCAGGAAGACGTGCCGGTGTTGGTTGGTACCCTCGGCAAGGCTTTCGGTACGGCCGGTGCTTTTGTCGCCGGCAGCGAAGAGTTGATCGAAAGCCTGATCCAGTTCGCTCGCCCATACATCTACACCACCAGCCAACCGCCGGCGCTGGCCTGCGCGACGCTGAAAAGCCTGGAGCTGTTGCGCAGCGAACACTGGCGACGTGAGCATCTGCAGACGCTGATTCGGCAGTTCCGCCAAGGCGCCGAACAGATTGGCCTGGAGTTGATGGACAGCTTCACGCCGATCCAGCCGATCATGATCGGCGATGCCGGGCGTGCGGTTCGACTGTCGCAGATGCTGCGCGAACGCGGACTGATGGTGACTGCGATTCGTCCACCGACTGTGCCCGCAGGCAGCGCACGTTTGCGCGTAACCCTGACCGCCGCTCACAGCGAGGCGCAGGTACAGCTATTGTTAAATGGACTGGCCGATTGTTTTCAACAACTGGGACCGGAGCCAAGCCATGCGTGA